A stretch of the Vitis riparia cultivar Riparia Gloire de Montpellier isolate 1030 chromosome 13, EGFV_Vit.rip_1.0, whole genome shotgun sequence genome encodes the following:
- the LOC117929318 gene encoding uncharacterized protein LOC117929318 isoform X2: MSVSGNEKPGIKSVSRQYSASIAGIPIKKRRFPLVRSPSPPPEEQISHRNLSQDSCHSNASVVTTSSGVSDGSKNYFSEERRERSADKNISLIESDANISGVNPLEPSLRIYSGSSESIASEEKPMPAEKTSGQIISGNTEPQLACKEALSLHVGKDIFSKLKIERDYEPQVSTIIGSTELSLGPKEPFAPPLVGQNSEGSGQFLEKLGSASLNLSLSKGKSSINYGSGKDKLNVDGAHLQANRSNWDLNTTMDAWDRSESDGAACQGTDGINCLNVTSDTQDIKPLIRSDGMVVAGVASGNQFLKGSKHNPNFTISSKSPGQHYNFGDSLVLQLSPCLQPIIGGEHSGSSSKVDSVRVIPTSNLSTVLVSTGKPNMAGNVKSEPIDDSPKLDFKGSKDNLERSLDFRIIKREIERLETLKNLNFGRPKLDPRIIKSEPVHEGNHGIHKTAEGASQLSGGQVFQCLDNQSREVVLPKSSHLCPSELPTCSTELPINGNVSSHSGNSTCAKGIHVSTEVPQNASNSIKQVASETVSISEVHKGKELNVSDVHAPGVEENLNVGDPEQCRLKLMEEAPLGSCGDGGGSARDGEGSVRRDGEGSVRRDGEGSVSDEEKINISTDMLEDSYESDYDSDGNHDLATVMEAERFGGEDDDDYEDGEVREPLVHTDVGPMSEKREAEDVNCGDSDNKKVGFLGSSGDDCPASLQAEERDTKTEDPGETNNDVSEECLDAVPDEKTDMVAEKDACFDKSSTVEIPITELDKKGPMKPIRRKPLDRSGKKEVSEDHESELSSDKAVSGSQGTAVAVGQGTDRSMKGTDSMEKNESALPKTEVSLNSNDANKDANSGGTRSRIINLPRASYVSSLYKTRSVSGRSLPSRTVRERFTDLVPEGDKLHSQGRDEIFIDGPHKFLRERNQDQALRNSRLSFTRGRGRGSSRLDALHDLECSSYIIAPDGAVGTGRGGRKPLNDEVAVFRHPPSRRRSPGGREGPATRGPQMVRRIPRNISPNRCIGEDASDLVGLRHSEKFIRGLRDDIVEPVFTRQQPPFEGVEGHFVQGNRNFSSIQRRGPPRIHSKSPMRSGSPGPWSSPRRRSPDGFNGHPELTHRRSPAVYRMDRMRSPDRPCFPEEIVARRHGSPPFLPRPSNDLRDMDSARDHGPPRSVIPNRRSPSGRILLRNSRRFDIIEPRERTDSDEFFGPPMHSGRFHELGGDGSGEERRRIGERRGPVRSFRPPYNGAGAEGFRFNIEDGPRPYRFCPEADSEFLERGNLREREFDRRVKNRPGNAPRRSIEDQEGNYRHGEQVWHDQGFDDISRLKRRRF; this comes from the exons ATGTCTGTATCAGGGAATGAAAAG CCTGGGATTAAATCTGTTTCCCGGCAGTATAGTGCTTCTATTGCAGGTATTCCTATCAAGAAAAGGAGGTTCCCATTGGTGCGGTCTCCTTCACCTCCACCTGAAGAACAAATTTCACATAGGAACTTATCTCAGGATTCATGTCACTCAAATGCCAGTGTTGTAACAACTTCTTCTGGCGTATCTGATGGAAGCAAGAATTATTTCTCagaggaaagaagagaaagatctgctgataaaaatattagtttaatCGAAAGTGATGCTAATATTTCTGGAGTCAATCCTCTGGAACCAAGCCTTAGAATTTATTCTGGTTCTTCTGAAAGTATAGCAAGCGAAGAAAAGCCCATGCCAGCGGAAAAAACTTCAGGCCAGATCATTTCTGGAAATACAGAGCCGCAATTAGCTTGCAAGGAAGCTCTTTCTCTTCATGTAGGAAAGGACATATTTAGCAAACTAAAAATAGAAAGGGATTATGAACCTCAAGTATCTACAATTATAGGCAGCACTGAATTGTCATTAGGACCAAAGGAACCCTTTGCTCCCCCCTTGGTTGGTCAAAATAGTGAAGGGAGCGGTCAGTTTCTAGAGAAACTAGGTTCTGCTTCtttgaatttatctttgagCAAAGGAAAAAGCAGTATCAATTATGGAAGTGGCAAGGATAAGTTGAATGTAGATGGAGCTCATCTTCAGGCTAACAGGTCAAACTGGGATTTGAATACCACAATGGATGCATGGGACCGTTCTGAGAGTGATGGAGCTGCATGCCAGGGAACTGATGGGATCAATTGTTTGAATGTTACCAGTGATACACAAGATATAAAGCCTTTGATACGTTCAGATGGAATGGTTGTAGCTGGTGTTGCTTCTGGAAACCAGTTTCTTAAAGGGAGCAAACACAATCCTAATTTCACCATATCCTCCAAATCTCCTGGTCAGCATTACAATTTTGGGGATTCTCTTGTTCTGCAACTAAGCCCTTGTCTCCAGCCAATTATAGGTGGGGAACATTCTGGATCATCCTCTAAAGTAGATTCAGTCAGGGTTATTCCTACTTCAAACTTATCCACTGTTCTAGTGTCAACTGGAAAGCCAAATATGGCAGGGAATGTAAAATCTGAACCAATTGATGATAGTCCCAAGCTGGATTTTAAGGGATCGAAAGACAACCTTGAGAGATCACTAGATTTTAGAATTATAAAACGTGAGATTGAGAGGTTGGAAACCctgaaaaatttaaatttcgGCAGGCCAAAATTGGATCCTAGAATCATCAAATCTGAACCAGTACATGAGGGAAATCATGGAATTCATAAGACAGCTGAGGGGGCATCACAGTTATCAGGTGGACAGGTGTTTCAATGCTTGGATAATCAATCTCGTGAAGTGGTATTGCCTAAATCTTCGCATTTGTGCCCTTCAGAGCTTCCTACTTGTTCAACAGAGTTACCAATAAATGGGAATGTGTCAAGCCATTCAGGAAATTCCACTTGTGCAAAAGGAATCCATGTTAGTACAGAGGTGCCTCAGAATGCAAGCAATAGTATTAAGCAGGTTGCTTCAGAAACCGTTTCTATATCTGAGGTTCATAAAGGTAAAGAATTGAATGTTTCAGATGTACATGCGCCAGGAGTGGAAGAAAATTTGAATGTTGGTGATCCTGAGCAGTGCAGATTGAAATTGATGGAGGAAGCGCCTTTGGGTTCATGTGGAGATGGGGGGGGCTCTGCAAGAGATGGTGAGGGGTCTGTGAGAAGAGACGGTGAGGGGTCTGTTAGAAGAGACGGTGAGGGGTCTGTAAGTGATGAGGAAAAGATTAACATATCAACTGACATGCTCGAAGATTCTTATGAATCTGATTATGACTCAGATGGAAATCATGATTTAGCTACAGTTATGGAAGCGGAACGATTTGGtggagaagatgatgatgacTATGAAGATGGAGAGGTCCGAGAACCACTTGTGCATACTGATGTAGGCCCTATGTCTGAGAAAAGAGAAGCAGAAGATGTTAATTGTGGTGATTCTGATAATAAAAAAGTGGGTTTTTTGGGTTCTTCTGGTGATGATTGTCCTGCATCACTTCAAGCTGAGGAAAGAGACACCAAAACAGAAGATCCTGGTGAAACAAATAATGATGTTAGCGAAGAATGTCTTGATGCGGTTCCTGATGAGAAAACCGATATGGTTGCTGAGAAAGACGCCTGTTTCGACAAGTCATCAACAGTTGAGATCCCGATAACTGAACTGGACAAAAAGGGGCCCATGAAGCCCATTCGAAGAAAACCCCTTGATCGATCTGGGAAAAAGGAAGTTTCAGAGGACCATGAATCTGAACTATCATCTGATAAAGCAGTCAGTGGAAGTCAAGGAACTGCAGTGGCAGTTGGTCAGGGTACAGATCGGAGCATGAAAGGAACTGACTCAATGGAGAAAAATGAGTCAGCCTTACCTAAGACTGAAGTATCTCTAAATAGTAATGATGCAAATAAGGATGCCAACAGTGGAGGTACTCGGAGCAGGATTATAAATCTACCTCGTGCTTCATATGTTTCATCTTTATATAAAACAAGATCTGTTTCAGGCAGGTCATTACCATCTCGAACCGTAAGAGAGAGGTTCACTGATTTAGTGCCTGAGGGAGATAAATTACATTCTCAAGGGAG GGATGAAATTTTCATTGATGGCCCCCACAAATTTTTGAGAGAGCGGAATCAAGATCAGGCACTGAGAAATTCTAGATTAAGTTTTACCCGAGGCAGAGGAAGAGGTTCCAGCCGATTGGATGCTCTACATG ATCTTGAATGCAGCAGCTATATTATTGCACCAGATGGTGCTGTTGGCACGGGTAGAGGAGGGAGAAAACCCTTAAATGATGAGGTGGCAGTTTTCCGGCATCCACCTTCAAGGAGGCGATCTCCTGGTGGTAGAGAAGGGCCGGCTACACGAGGCCCTCAAATGGTTCGCAGAATTCCAAGAAATATTAGCCCAAATAGATGCATCGGTGAAGATGCTTCTGATTTGGTTGGACTGAGGCATAGTGAAAAGTTCATAAGGGGTTTGAGAGATGATATTGTAGAGCCAGTATTTACTCGCCAACAACCTCCATTTGAGGGAGTGGAAGGTCATTTTGTCCAAGGGAACAGGAATTTTTCTTCTATCCAGAGGAGGGGTCCTCCTAGAATTCATTCAAAGTCTCCAATGCGATCTGGATCTCCTGGCCCATGGTCATCACCCAGAAGAAGATCACCTGATGGGTTTAATGGACATCCAGAATTGACTCATAGAAGATCTCCAGCAGTTTATAGGATGGATAGGATGAGGTCTCCAGATCGTCCTTGTTTCCCTGAAGAGATAGTGGCTAGGAGGCATGGTTCCCCTCCTTTTTTGCCCCGGCCATCAAATGATTTGAGGGATATGGATTCTGCACGAGACCATGGCCCTCCAAGATCTGTCATTCCCAATAGGAGGAGCCCATCTGGCCGGATATTACTAAGAAACAGTCGGAGATTCGACATTATAGAACCTCGAGAAAGGACAGACAGTGATGAGTTCTTTGGACCCCCCATGCATTCAGGTCGATTTCATGAGCTTGGTGGTGATGGAAGTGGTGAGGAGAGAAGAAGGATTGGTGAAAGACGGGGGCCTGTTCGTTCTTTCAGACCTCCTTACAACGGTGCTGGTGCTGAGGGTTTTCGTTTCAATATAGAGGATGGTCCTAGGCCTTATAGGTTTTGTCCTGAAGCTGACTCAGAGTTCCTTGAAAGAGGGAATTTGAGGGAGAGGGAGTTTGACAGGCGAGTAAAGAATCGACCTGGAAATGCACCTAGAAGAAGCATTGAAGATCAGGAAGGAAATTACAGGCATGGTGAGCAGGTTTGGCATGATCAAGGATTTGATGACATCTCCCGATTGAAAAGGAGGAGATTTTGA
- the LOC117929318 gene encoding uncharacterized protein LOC117929318 isoform X1, which produces MSVSGNEKPGIKSVSRQYSASIAGIPIKKRRFPLVRSPSPPPEEQISHRNLSQDSCHSNASVVTTSSGVSDGSKNYFSEERRERSADKNISLIESDANISGVNPLEPSLRIYSGSSESIASEEKPMPAEKTSGQIISGNTEPQLACKEALSLHVGKDIFSKLKIERDYEPQVSTIIGSTELSLGPKEPFAPPLVGQNSEGSGQFLEKLGSASLNLSLSKGKSSINYGSGKDKLNVDGAHLQANRSNWDLNTTMDAWDRSESDGAACQGTDGINCLNVTSDTQDIKPLIRSDGMVVAGVASGNQFLKGSKHNPNFTISSKSPGQHYNFGDSLVLQLSPCLQPIIGGEHSGSSSKVDSVRVIPTSNLSTVLVSTGKPNMAGNVKSEPIDDSPKLDFKGSKDNLERSLDFRIIKREIERLETLKNLNFGRPKLDPRIIKSEPVHEGNHGIHKTAEGASQLSGGQVFQCLDNQSREVVLPKSSHLCPSELPTCSTELPINGNVSSHSGNSTCAKGIHVSTEVPQNASNSIKQVASETVSISEVHKGKELNVSDVHAPGVEENLNVGDPEQCRLKLMEEAPLGSCGDGGGSARDGEGSVRRDGEGSVRRDGEGSVSDEEKINISTDMLEDSYESDYDSDGNHDLATVMEAERFGGEDDDDYEDGEVREPLVHTDVGPMSEKREAEDVNCGDSDNKKVGFLGSSGDDCPASLQAEERDTKTEDPGETNNDVSEECLDAVPDEKTDMVAEKDACFDKSSTVEIPITELDKKGPMKPIRRKPLDRSGKKEVSEDHESELSSDKAVSGSQGTAVAVGQGTDRSMKGTDSMEKNESALPKTEVSLNSNDANKDANSGGTRSRIINLPRASYVSSLYKTRSVSGRSLPSRTVRERFTDLVPEGDKLHSQGRDEIFIDGPHKFLRERNQDQALRNSRLSFTRGRGRGSSRLDALHGDWDSDHDFAPELYNGPTDFRFRRHKTDVVDADLECSSYIIAPDGAVGTGRGGRKPLNDEVAVFRHPPSRRRSPGGREGPATRGPQMVRRIPRNISPNRCIGEDASDLVGLRHSEKFIRGLRDDIVEPVFTRQQPPFEGVEGHFVQGNRNFSSIQRRGPPRIHSKSPMRSGSPGPWSSPRRRSPDGFNGHPELTHRRSPAVYRMDRMRSPDRPCFPEEIVARRHGSPPFLPRPSNDLRDMDSARDHGPPRSVIPNRRSPSGRILLRNSRRFDIIEPRERTDSDEFFGPPMHSGRFHELGGDGSGEERRRIGERRGPVRSFRPPYNGAGAEGFRFNIEDGPRPYRFCPEADSEFLERGNLREREFDRRVKNRPGNAPRRSIEDQEGNYRHGEQVWHDQGFDDISRLKRRRF; this is translated from the exons ATGTCTGTATCAGGGAATGAAAAG CCTGGGATTAAATCTGTTTCCCGGCAGTATAGTGCTTCTATTGCAGGTATTCCTATCAAGAAAAGGAGGTTCCCATTGGTGCGGTCTCCTTCACCTCCACCTGAAGAACAAATTTCACATAGGAACTTATCTCAGGATTCATGTCACTCAAATGCCAGTGTTGTAACAACTTCTTCTGGCGTATCTGATGGAAGCAAGAATTATTTCTCagaggaaagaagagaaagatctgctgataaaaatattagtttaatCGAAAGTGATGCTAATATTTCTGGAGTCAATCCTCTGGAACCAAGCCTTAGAATTTATTCTGGTTCTTCTGAAAGTATAGCAAGCGAAGAAAAGCCCATGCCAGCGGAAAAAACTTCAGGCCAGATCATTTCTGGAAATACAGAGCCGCAATTAGCTTGCAAGGAAGCTCTTTCTCTTCATGTAGGAAAGGACATATTTAGCAAACTAAAAATAGAAAGGGATTATGAACCTCAAGTATCTACAATTATAGGCAGCACTGAATTGTCATTAGGACCAAAGGAACCCTTTGCTCCCCCCTTGGTTGGTCAAAATAGTGAAGGGAGCGGTCAGTTTCTAGAGAAACTAGGTTCTGCTTCtttgaatttatctttgagCAAAGGAAAAAGCAGTATCAATTATGGAAGTGGCAAGGATAAGTTGAATGTAGATGGAGCTCATCTTCAGGCTAACAGGTCAAACTGGGATTTGAATACCACAATGGATGCATGGGACCGTTCTGAGAGTGATGGAGCTGCATGCCAGGGAACTGATGGGATCAATTGTTTGAATGTTACCAGTGATACACAAGATATAAAGCCTTTGATACGTTCAGATGGAATGGTTGTAGCTGGTGTTGCTTCTGGAAACCAGTTTCTTAAAGGGAGCAAACACAATCCTAATTTCACCATATCCTCCAAATCTCCTGGTCAGCATTACAATTTTGGGGATTCTCTTGTTCTGCAACTAAGCCCTTGTCTCCAGCCAATTATAGGTGGGGAACATTCTGGATCATCCTCTAAAGTAGATTCAGTCAGGGTTATTCCTACTTCAAACTTATCCACTGTTCTAGTGTCAACTGGAAAGCCAAATATGGCAGGGAATGTAAAATCTGAACCAATTGATGATAGTCCCAAGCTGGATTTTAAGGGATCGAAAGACAACCTTGAGAGATCACTAGATTTTAGAATTATAAAACGTGAGATTGAGAGGTTGGAAACCctgaaaaatttaaatttcgGCAGGCCAAAATTGGATCCTAGAATCATCAAATCTGAACCAGTACATGAGGGAAATCATGGAATTCATAAGACAGCTGAGGGGGCATCACAGTTATCAGGTGGACAGGTGTTTCAATGCTTGGATAATCAATCTCGTGAAGTGGTATTGCCTAAATCTTCGCATTTGTGCCCTTCAGAGCTTCCTACTTGTTCAACAGAGTTACCAATAAATGGGAATGTGTCAAGCCATTCAGGAAATTCCACTTGTGCAAAAGGAATCCATGTTAGTACAGAGGTGCCTCAGAATGCAAGCAATAGTATTAAGCAGGTTGCTTCAGAAACCGTTTCTATATCTGAGGTTCATAAAGGTAAAGAATTGAATGTTTCAGATGTACATGCGCCAGGAGTGGAAGAAAATTTGAATGTTGGTGATCCTGAGCAGTGCAGATTGAAATTGATGGAGGAAGCGCCTTTGGGTTCATGTGGAGATGGGGGGGGCTCTGCAAGAGATGGTGAGGGGTCTGTGAGAAGAGACGGTGAGGGGTCTGTTAGAAGAGACGGTGAGGGGTCTGTAAGTGATGAGGAAAAGATTAACATATCAACTGACATGCTCGAAGATTCTTATGAATCTGATTATGACTCAGATGGAAATCATGATTTAGCTACAGTTATGGAAGCGGAACGATTTGGtggagaagatgatgatgacTATGAAGATGGAGAGGTCCGAGAACCACTTGTGCATACTGATGTAGGCCCTATGTCTGAGAAAAGAGAAGCAGAAGATGTTAATTGTGGTGATTCTGATAATAAAAAAGTGGGTTTTTTGGGTTCTTCTGGTGATGATTGTCCTGCATCACTTCAAGCTGAGGAAAGAGACACCAAAACAGAAGATCCTGGTGAAACAAATAATGATGTTAGCGAAGAATGTCTTGATGCGGTTCCTGATGAGAAAACCGATATGGTTGCTGAGAAAGACGCCTGTTTCGACAAGTCATCAACAGTTGAGATCCCGATAACTGAACTGGACAAAAAGGGGCCCATGAAGCCCATTCGAAGAAAACCCCTTGATCGATCTGGGAAAAAGGAAGTTTCAGAGGACCATGAATCTGAACTATCATCTGATAAAGCAGTCAGTGGAAGTCAAGGAACTGCAGTGGCAGTTGGTCAGGGTACAGATCGGAGCATGAAAGGAACTGACTCAATGGAGAAAAATGAGTCAGCCTTACCTAAGACTGAAGTATCTCTAAATAGTAATGATGCAAATAAGGATGCCAACAGTGGAGGTACTCGGAGCAGGATTATAAATCTACCTCGTGCTTCATATGTTTCATCTTTATATAAAACAAGATCTGTTTCAGGCAGGTCATTACCATCTCGAACCGTAAGAGAGAGGTTCACTGATTTAGTGCCTGAGGGAGATAAATTACATTCTCAAGGGAG GGATGAAATTTTCATTGATGGCCCCCACAAATTTTTGAGAGAGCGGAATCAAGATCAGGCACTGAGAAATTCTAGATTAAGTTTTACCCGAGGCAGAGGAAGAGGTTCCAGCCGATTGGATGCTCTACATGGTGACTGGGATTCTGATCATGACTTTGCACCTGAACTTTATAATGGTCCAACAGATTTTCGTTTCCGTAGACATAAAACTGATGTTGTTGATGCAGATCTTGAATGCAGCAGCTATATTATTGCACCAGATGGTGCTGTTGGCACGGGTAGAGGAGGGAGAAAACCCTTAAATGATGAGGTGGCAGTTTTCCGGCATCCACCTTCAAGGAGGCGATCTCCTGGTGGTAGAGAAGGGCCGGCTACACGAGGCCCTCAAATGGTTCGCAGAATTCCAAGAAATATTAGCCCAAATAGATGCATCGGTGAAGATGCTTCTGATTTGGTTGGACTGAGGCATAGTGAAAAGTTCATAAGGGGTTTGAGAGATGATATTGTAGAGCCAGTATTTACTCGCCAACAACCTCCATTTGAGGGAGTGGAAGGTCATTTTGTCCAAGGGAACAGGAATTTTTCTTCTATCCAGAGGAGGGGTCCTCCTAGAATTCATTCAAAGTCTCCAATGCGATCTGGATCTCCTGGCCCATGGTCATCACCCAGAAGAAGATCACCTGATGGGTTTAATGGACATCCAGAATTGACTCATAGAAGATCTCCAGCAGTTTATAGGATGGATAGGATGAGGTCTCCAGATCGTCCTTGTTTCCCTGAAGAGATAGTGGCTAGGAGGCATGGTTCCCCTCCTTTTTTGCCCCGGCCATCAAATGATTTGAGGGATATGGATTCTGCACGAGACCATGGCCCTCCAAGATCTGTCATTCCCAATAGGAGGAGCCCATCTGGCCGGATATTACTAAGAAACAGTCGGAGATTCGACATTATAGAACCTCGAGAAAGGACAGACAGTGATGAGTTCTTTGGACCCCCCATGCATTCAGGTCGATTTCATGAGCTTGGTGGTGATGGAAGTGGTGAGGAGAGAAGAAGGATTGGTGAAAGACGGGGGCCTGTTCGTTCTTTCAGACCTCCTTACAACGGTGCTGGTGCTGAGGGTTTTCGTTTCAATATAGAGGATGGTCCTAGGCCTTATAGGTTTTGTCCTGAAGCTGACTCAGAGTTCCTTGAAAGAGGGAATTTGAGGGAGAGGGAGTTTGACAGGCGAGTAAAGAATCGACCTGGAAATGCACCTAGAAGAAGCATTGAAGATCAGGAAGGAAATTACAGGCATGGTGAGCAGGTTTGGCATGATCAAGGATTTGATGACATCTCCCGATTGAAAAGGAGGAGATTTTGA